A stretch of DNA from Spirochaeta isovalerica:
CAGTACTCCTTTTTTTATACGTTTGTAAAGATCTGGAATCCCGCATAGGATTCGGAACCGTGTTCGTGCATATCCAGGCCGGACAGCTCAACATCTTCATCAACTCTCAGACCGACCGTGTATTTAATAGCCAGGAACAATAATCCCGAAGAAATGACTACCCAGAGGAATGCGACCAGGACACCCAGAGCCTGAATTCCCAGTAATCCCGCCCCTCCGCCGTAGAACAGACCTACCAGTCCATCATCGGGTCTGTTGGCAAACAATCCTACTGCAATGGTGCCGAAAGCACCGCAGACACCGTGTACCGAAATAGCTCCGACGGGGTCGTCAATATGCAGAACCTTGTCGAAAAACTCAACAGAAAACACAACCAGGATTCCGGCAATCGAACCGATTATGATGGAAGCGGCAGGGGTAACAGCCCATGTTCCGGCTGTAATGCCGACCAGGCCGGCAAGGGCTCCGTTCAATGACATGGAAACATCAGGTTTTTTCATTGTCACCCAGGTCGTCATCATGGCGAATACGGCACCCGCTGAAGCCGCCAGTGTGGTTGTTACCGCTACGTGAGCGATAGAAAGGTCTGTTCCGGAAAGTGTTGAACCGGCATTAAATCCGAACCAACCGAACCAGAGGATGAAAACACCCAGTGAAGCGAGGGGCAGGTTATGTCCCTGAATGGCTTTGACAGTGATGGTTTTCCCGTTCTTAACGTATTTCCCGATACGGGGTCCGAGAATCGTGGCACCCATCATGGCAGACCATCCACCGACGGAGTGAACGATTGTAGACCCGGCAAAGTCATGGAATCCCATTTCCGCCAGGAATCCGCCGCCCCATGTGAAGCTACCGAATACAGGGTAGATAACACCGGAAATCACAACGGAATAGATCAGGTAGGAACTGAACTTTGTTCTTTCCGCCATGGAACCGGAAACGATTGTTGCCGCGGTAGCCGCAAAAACGACCTGGAAAATCCAGTCTCTCATGACTGATGAATCAGATACTTTGAGCATCACGTTATTGCCGAAGCCTCCGTAGGCGGAACCGTACATGATGGCCCATCCGACCAGCCAGAATATGATGGAACCGACTGAAAAATCCATAAGGTTTTTCATGATGATGTTACCGGCGTTCTTGGCTCGTGTTAATCCGAGTTCCACCATGGCGAAACCGGCCTGCATAAAAAATACGAGGGCAGCGGCCAGTGTAAGCCAGATCATATCCATAGCCATGGAAAGCTCTTCGACAGAAGCGTCTCCTGCGAAAACCGATGTGCTGACAGCCAGCAGTAGAAACAGTGGTAAAATGACTTTTTTCATAAAATCCTCCATATCCCAGTAAATTGCAGAGTTCGTGCCAAATTCATGAGCGGATAGAGGAATATAATTCTGTTAAAAGTATCTTCAACTGAATAAAGTCTTACTGTATAAGATAATAAAAATAATAAAAAATATATTCACGTACCGGTATATATAATACATGGAAGTAGGATCTTTTTAAATAACGTACAAAAATGTATGAAGAAGTTGTGTAAAATACAATAATGTAGGAATATTGTAAGGTGCGAAATTCGAAAAAAGTCTCTGTTATTCTTCAGAATGAAATAAAAAACCCGGCTCATCACCGGGTTTGGACACTATCTGTTTTTATATTTACTGCAATCGATTCCGTACTTATCGACCCTGAGCCCTATGATTCTTTCGGATATTCCTAAAGCCCTTGCCGCCGATGCCCTATTGCCTCTGGCTGTTTTCAAAGCGTCTTTGATCAGCTCCTTTTCCAGTGAATCGACTGCTTCCTGAAGAGTGGAATGGAGCGATGTATCGGTACTTTCCGCCGATTGGAGCGATGGTGGAAGATGGTAGGCGTGGATCACTTCGTCCGTACTGAGCAGTGCAGCTCTTTCAATGACATTTTCCAGTTCTCTCACGTTGCCCGGCCAGTGATAGCTCTGGAACAGATCTATAGAGGTGCTGGTAATGCGCTTGATATTCTTCCCGTTCTTTTTTCCGTACTTTTCGGCAAAGTAATCGGCCAGAAGCATAATATCTGTCTTTCTCTGGCGGAGCGGCGGTATGTGGATGGGGAAAACATTGAGTCTGTAGTACAGATCCTCGCGGAAACTCCCGTTCTTGATTTCCTCTTCAAGGTTTCTGTTGGTGGCGGTAATGACCCTGACATTTATTTTAATGGTGTTCATGGAACCGACGCGCTCAATTTCCCTTTCCTGAAGAACCCTGAGGAGCTTGACCTGAGTCATATGGGAGAGCTCTCCAATTTCATCGAGAAAGATCGTTCCACCGTCAGCCATCTCGAAACGGCCTTTCCTTGTCGATACTGCCCCGGTAAAGGAGCCTTTCTCATGTCCGAATAACTCACTTTCAATAACGCTTTCGGGAAGGGCGGCACAGTTGACGCGGACAAAGGGTTTATCGGCTCTGAGGCTGTTGTAGTGGATGGCGCTGGCCACCAGTTCCTTGCCCGTTCCGCTTTCCCCCCGGATCAGGACAGTTGCGTCGCTTTTCGAAACCTGATTGATCAGAGAGTAGACTTCCTGCATATTCTGGGAGTTTCCGATCATATTGTCGGGGCGGTACTTTTCCTTGAGTTCCCTATGAAGACGGTTGTTTTCCTGGGTCAGCCGTCTCTTTTCCTCACTCGCTTTTTTTCTCAATTCAGCAGCTCTGGCTATAAGGGATGCCAGAATCGTCAGAATCCGGAGGTCCTCATCTAGCTCCGCTTCACTGGTAAACAGACGTCCGGCTCCCAGAGCGCCGAGAATCTTCGATCCCTGCTTGATCGGGACACAGATGAATGAACGATCCTCTGTTTTCCCGCTGCGCTGGTCCAGTTTATCCAGATAATCGGTTTCCTCGTTGATATGGGGAATAACCATTGCCTCGCCCGATTGTACGACCTTACCGGTAATACCTTCGCCAAGGCGGTATACGACATCTTTCGTAACGTCTTCCGATAGGCCGAGAGATGATTCAATGGAAATTTGTCCGGTGTTTTCATCGATCAGCGTCAGAACTATCGTCTTATAATTTGTGCTGTCGGAAATGGTCTGGAGAACCGGAGTGATTACCTCTGTGAGGTCCATGCTTTTGTCCAGAAGCTGACTGACTTCAAAAAGAAGAGTCATATTCTGAATCTGTTTTCGGTAATGTATGGAGTCTTGAGTTGCAGTCATGAGATTATCATACATTAATGTAGGAACTGTTACGAGAGAGAAAAGGATTTTTTTATTCTATTTCCACTCAATCAGGCAGTTGAAGATTTCTTTTCCGTCGCTTTCTCTCATAGCATTGACGATATCAGAGTTTTTAGCGTCAGGAAGAGGGGCGCGGCTTATTTCCAGCTCATCCATAAAGTGCGTTTCGCCTTTGTAAGAAATCGTCAGCGCCTTGACCTGTCCTGTCTCGTGTTCCCTGTAATTGTAGCAATCGAGTATAAATTCTATATAGCGGGAATTGTTGACATGTTTATTTATATCGATATCCGAATAGAGAACTTTCCGTTTGCTGATTTGAGCCTCTCCGCCGTGAAAGTCAAATTTCCCGGGATACTCTTCAAGGGCATGTTCATCGGGGAAAGCCGGTAAATCGAGTCCCATGCGGTTCAGGTCTGTGAGCCTTTTGGTCTCGGCATCCAGAAGCAGCCAGGCCGAAGTTCCCCGTATGATGATTTCTCCGGCGTTGTTTCTCAGCAGAAAGTCTCTCATGTAAAAAAGCCGGTGTTTGCCTTTGGCCCAGGTTTCGATCGTAAGGGATTCTCCATAGGATGGAAGAGGCCCTTCAATCTCCACTTTCGCCCAGGAGAGAACCCAGAAGATTTTCTTTTCCTGCAGAACATGATATCCAACGCCGAGTTCATCGGCGTGTTTAGCTGCAATATCCTGCATATAATTGAAAATGGAGCTTATTTTCAGTTTATTGTGAAGGTCCGCATCAAAAGATTCGACCCTTCTTTCCGATTGGATTTTAAGATTCATTTTTTCTCCAGGCTTTCATGGCAGCCCTGACGGACCTGTTCATTTCCTTCATAAAAGAACTCGCATGTTTTCGCAGGTAGAAGTGTTGGCCGATGTTTGATGCCCCTTCGAAATATTTGCCTCCGGAAAAATATCTCTCCTGCATCGGCTGATACATCTCGTTGAACTCTTCGGGGCTGAGTCTCTTATATTTATTTTTGTAGTGAATGTATTTTTTCGGAAACCGGGAAGCCGGCTTTTTTTCTTGGTAATTGTCATTAGGATAACCGAAACAGAGGAGAGTCACGGGAAAGGCGTAATCGGGCAGATCGAACAGCTCCCGGTGAAATTCGTAATTTTCCATTATATCGCCAATGTAACAGGACCCGATTCCTAAGGACTCGGCAGCGATAACAGAGGTCTGAGCGGAGATAAGAGCATCGTTACAGGCGAGCATCATATCACCTTCTTCGGGGTGTCTCATCGGTTCTCCCCGGCTTTCCATCAGTTCGGGCACGCCGGAAATCGTGAAATAATCGTCCCATCTCTGGTAATCGGCAACGAAGAGCAGAAGGAGCGGAGCTTTGGCAATGAAAGGCTGGTTGTCACAGCTGACCGCCAGCTTGTCCTTCATCTCCTGATCATCAATTTCAATCATGGAGTAAAGCATCATGTTTCCCGCCGTGGGGGCGCGCATGGCCGCTTCAATTATTCTGTCTTTGAAATCCCGGGGGATTTCTTTATCCGCATAAGCGCGGACCGATTTTCTGTTGTCGATTAATTTCAGTGTCCCGTTCATATCCATATATACGGATCACAGTATCATAAAAAACACTATTTTTTCTAAAGTCTTTTTCAAAAATGCCGAAAATTGCTTTTTCAGTCCAGTTCTTCTCCGCCGACCGAGTCATCAACAGGTCTGATTGCTGTTTCATGTCTTGTCAGAGGAGATGATTTTGCACCGCTTAAGTCCGCTGACTCTTCGAAAAGGGGAAACCTGGTAATATCTTCAAGGGTCATTTCCCATTCTTTCTTCATGTTCTCGAGCAGAGAAAGCGTTTTCTCTATTTTGTTTCTGTCTTTGAGGGTTTCTGAAGATATGTCAAAATCCTCCGGTTGCTCCAGCTGTCCCAGAAAGTCCAGGAGTTGATCGATCTCTCTGAAGGATGCGATCATTTCCCTGATGGTTCCTCCGATGACGGCAAAAGTTTCCTCTTCGCCGTTATCTGTTTCAGTAAAACGCGATTCATACATGGTGTCGGTTACGGAGAATAACGCCTGATTTATGATTTCCGCATGTTCCGCTGTCATATCGGCCAGAACGCCTACCTCTTCCGCCACGACGGAAAACCCCTTTCCCGCTTCTCCCGCATGGGCGCTTTCAATAGCCGCATTGAGCGAAAGAATAGAAGCTTTTTCCGCCACTTCGTTTATAATGCCGGTGACTTCTTTTATATTGCCGATTCCATGTATAACCGTATGGATTTTTTCTACCCTCTCTTCATCTTTCTCATAAAGAGCATTAAGGACTGTTTCGGCATCACGGCCTCTTGATTCTTCTCTTCCGCAGATAGAACGGGAATTGTTAACGGAATCCCTGATGCTGCCGTATTGCCGGCTGTAACCGGAATAGGTTTTCATCAAAGAGTCTATCATCCCTTTTTCCCTTCCGCAGGCATCGACCAGCGATGAAAGACCGGAGATTATTTCATTGAATGCATCGCTGTTTCCTCTCATCCTGTCCCGGACTTCGATAACCTGGCGGTTCAGGTTGCGTTCCATCGATTTTACTTTGCGGCGCAGCTCTTCCGCTTCCTTTTCCAGTTTGTCTTTTTCCGAAAGGATATTTTCAGTCTGTTTTACTGAATCTTCAAGTTGTTCTATGAGGTTTGAAATCTCATGATTGATGATGTGCTTCTCTCCGTCATCGAGAGAGGAAAAATCCCGTTCCGTACTTCTGGTCAGGATGTCACTGGTTCTGAAAAGAAGTTTTTGAATGCGGTTTGCTTCTATCAAATGATATACTCCCGTTCCGGCGAGCAGTAAGGCCAGCACCGATGTGATGTATATCTGAAAGGGGAATGATATAAATACGGACGCCGTGAGAAGCATTATGAGAAGAAAGGAGATAATGGTTGTTCTTCTTATCCATTCGAATCTGATGTTCATAATTTAAATATTAAATGATGAAACCCCATTAGGGAAGGATATTTCCCGCGGCTCTGTATAATTCATACCACTGTTCCCGGGTCAGCTCGATTCCCGAGGCTGCGGACATTTCCTTAACCCTGCCCGGTTTCGTTGTTCCGATTATGGTTTGTATTCCTGCGGGATGACGGAGTATCCACGCTACGGCGACAGCTGACGGCGTTACACCATATTCTTCAGCAAGCCTGTCCAGGACTCTGTTCACTTCGGGAAATTTCTCATTCCCGACAAAAACGCCCTCAAAGAAACCATACTGAAAAGGCGACCATGCCTGTACGGTTATGGCGTTGAGCCGGCAGTAGTCGAGTATCGCTCCGTCATGGTCCACCGATGCGGGCACTTTCATATTGACGTTGAGTCCCGCGTCAATCATGCCCGTCCTCATAAGGCTGAACTGGAGCTGATTGAAGAGCAGAGGCTGACGGACATAACGGCTGAGAAGCTCTATCTGCATGGGATTCTGATTGCTGACACCGAAATGTAAAACTTTACCGCTTTTGTGCAGTATGTCAAATGCCTCGGCGACTTCTTCCGGTTCCATCAGCGTATCGGGGCGGTGGAGGAGCAGGATATCGAGAAAGTCCGTATCCAGCCTCTTGAGAATACCCTCTACCGAATGGATTATATGGCCTTTTGAGAAATCAAAATAGCCTTCTCTGATGCCGCACTTTGACTGGATGATGATATTCTCACGGGAAATCGGGAGCTCTTTGAGGGCTTTCGCAAAGGCCTCTTCGGATTTCCCTCCGCCATATATATCGGCATGGTCGAAAAAATTAATTCCCTCTTCAAGGGAACAGGCGATCAATCGGGCTACATCTTTCACCGGCATTTCGGAGATTCTCATACAGCCCAGCGCGATTGCGGGTATTTGCAGTTTGCTTTCCGCAACGGGTATTTGTTTCATTTCATTATTCCTTATTACAAGTATAGCGGGATTTCTATAATTTCCGCCAGTACCGCCGCGAGCGGGAACCCGTTTGATCTAAAGCAGTAACGATTCAGGATCGCCGCTGTGGTAGAGATAGTGATTGGGAATGATAAGGTCAAAACTTCCATCTACGCAGGGTATATCACTGCAGACCAATTCGATTAATCATAATAATGTATCATATTCTTTTTTGAGAAACATCATTTCCCGTCGTTCAAAGCCGTACTTCGCATAGAGTCCATGGGCGTCTTTCGTAGCCAGAATTGTCATGCGTACCTGAGTCGATTCATGCCCGGCAACGGCAGACATGAGAAATTTACCCAATCCTCTGCCTCTGTGGTCCGGTGAAATGTAAACATCGCACAGCCAGGCGAAGCAGGCGTAGTCGCTGACGATCCTGGCGAAACCGACCTGATCGGTTCCATGGAAAAGGGAGAGAACAACGGAATTGTCAAAGGATTTCCTGATCAGCTCTTCCGGTCTGCCCTCCGCCCAGTAGGTGCTTTGGAGAGACCGGATAATAAATAGCCAGTCGATATTGTCTCGGGAATCGGTAATTGTGTAGCCGTCTCTGGTTTCAAGCATGAATCCAGTGTATCTCTAATTGTTAAAAAATGAAACAATCTTCCGGCTATTCCTTAAGAATCCTCATGGAATTCAGTACGGCCAGTAACGCTACACCCACATCGGCGAAAACTGCTTCATACATGGTCGCCATGCCCAGCGCTCCCAGAGAGAGAAAGAAGAGTTTGACCCCCAGGGCGAACACAATGTTCTGAAGCACGATTTTTCTTGTCTTCCGCGCGATATGCATAGCGTCGATGAGTTTGGAAGGTTCATCTGTCATTAAGACTATATCAGCCGCTTCAATGGCCGCATCCGAGCCGAGCCCGCCCATGGCCACACCGATATGGGCCCCAGCCAGTACGGGTGCATCATTGATACCGTCTCCGGCAAATAACACTTTCCTCCCTTGTGCGGTCATTGCTTCGACATAGGAGAGTTTGTCCTCCGGCAGGAGTTCCGATCTGTATTCATCAATTTCCAGCTCTTCAGCAACAGACTTTGCAATGGCAGCCCTGTCCCCTGTAAGCATGACTGTCTTTTTTGCACCGAGGGCTTTCAATTTGGCGCTGAGCCCGATTGAAGAGGGTTTTATCTCGTCCCGTATATTGATCGTCCCTTTGAAGCGGCCGTCATATGCTATGTGGATAAGGGTCGTTTCCCCTGTCGTAGCGGGTATCGAATGCTCAATTCCGAAAGTCCGGAGGAGCTTTTCATTTCCCGCCAGAAGTTCTTTGTCCCTGTATACACATTTTATACCGCAGCCGGGAATTTCTTCCACTCCCGAAAGATCATGCAGACCGGGAGCCTTTCCGTAGGCTTCCATTACGGCCCGTGCTATGGGATGAGTGGAATGCTGTTCTGCCAGGGCCGCCAGCTCCAGTACCTCGTCGGAACTATAGGATTCAACGGAGAAATTCCCTTTGGTCAAAGTTCCGGTCTTATCAAATACGAATGTATCGGTATTGTTCAGGGCTTCGAGATAGTTGCCGCCCTTGATGAGGATCCCTTTCCGGCTGGCCGTTCCCAGGCCTCCGAAATAACCCAGGGGCACGCTGAGAACCAGAGCGCAGGGGCAGCTGATAACAAGAAAGATGAGAGCTCTGGAAATCCAATCGCCAAAGGTTCCCATGGATAAAAGAGGGGGAACAAAAGCCAGGATAAGGGCGGCGGTGACGACAATGGGCGTGTAGATTTTAGCGAATTTTGTAATAAACTGCTCCGTCACGGCCTTTTTCCCCGCGGCGTTTTCCACCATATGGAGAATCCTCGAAACAGCGGAATTGATGAATTCCTTCCGGACTTCCACTACCACGGGCGTTCCTCTGTTGATGAATCCGCTCAGGATTTCCTCTCCTTCCGTCGCGGAGCGGGGACGGCTTTCCCCTGTCAGAGCCGACGTATCAAAGCGCGTTTTCCCTTCTCTGATCAGACCGTCAACCGGTACTTTCTCACCGTTTTTCACCATAATCAAATCCCCGGGTACAAGATCTTCCGGTTTAACCCGGGATATCACCCCGTCTTTGATTCTGTTGGCAAATTCGGCTCTGATGTTCAGAAGGGATTTAATGCTTCTCCTGCTTTTATCCACCGCATAATCCTGAAAACCCTCTCCCACTTTATAGAAAAGCATAACCGCTACGGCCTCAGTCCACTCGCCCAGAGCAAAAGCTCCCACCGTGGCCAGGGTCATGAGGAAATTCTCATCAAAGAGTTTCCCTTTGATGAGATCTTTAAGCGCTTTCCATACAATATCCCCTCCTATCAGAATATAGGATAATCCGTATAGAAAGAGACGGACCGGATCGGGGAAGGTGAAGATGGTGATAGATAAAAAAATCAAGGCCCCTGAGAGTACGGACCCGTGCTTTCTGAGGAATTTCCGGAAGGAGAAGGAAAGCTCTT
This window harbors:
- a CDS encoding ammonium transporter, whose protein sequence is MKKVILPLFLLLAVSTSVFAGDASVEELSMAMDMIWLTLAAALVFFMQAGFAMVELGLTRAKNAGNIIMKNLMDFSVGSIIFWLVGWAIMYGSAYGGFGNNVMLKVSDSSVMRDWIFQVVFAATAATIVSGSMAERTKFSSYLIYSVVISGVIYPVFGSFTWGGGFLAEMGFHDFAGSTIVHSVGGWSAMMGATILGPRIGKYVKNGKTITVKAIQGHNLPLASLGVFILWFGWFGFNAGSTLSGTDLSIAHVAVTTTLAASAGAVFAMMTTWVTMKKPDVSMSLNGALAGLVGITAGTWAVTPAASIIIGSIAGILVVFSVEFFDKVLHIDDPVGAISVHGVCGAFGTIAVGLFANRPDDGLVGLFYGGGAGLLGIQALGVLVAFLWVVISSGLLFLAIKYTVGLRVDEDVELSGLDMHEHGSESYAGFQIFTNV
- a CDS encoding sigma-54 interaction domain-containing protein, with product MTATQDSIHYRKQIQNMTLLFEVSQLLDKSMDLTEVITPVLQTISDSTNYKTIVLTLIDENTGQISIESSLGLSEDVTKDVVYRLGEGITGKVVQSGEAMVIPHINEETDYLDKLDQRSGKTEDRSFICVPIKQGSKILGALGAGRLFTSEAELDEDLRILTILASLIARAAELRKKASEEKRRLTQENNRLHRELKEKYRPDNMIGNSQNMQEVYSLINQVSKSDATVLIRGESGTGKELVASAIHYNSLRADKPFVRVNCAALPESVIESELFGHEKGSFTGAVSTRKGRFEMADGGTIFLDEIGELSHMTQVKLLRVLQEREIERVGSMNTIKINVRVITATNRNLEEEIKNGSFREDLYYRLNVFPIHIPPLRQRKTDIMLLADYFAEKYGKKNGKNIKRITSTSIDLFQSYHWPGNVRELENVIERAALLSTDEVIHAYHLPPSLQSAESTDTSLHSTLQEAVDSLEKELIKDALKTARGNRASAARALGISERIIGLRVDKYGIDCSKYKNR
- a CDS encoding acyl-[acyl-carrier-protein] thioesterase, with product MNLKIQSERRVESFDADLHNKLKISSIFNYMQDIAAKHADELGVGYHVLQEKKIFWVLSWAKVEIEGPLPSYGESLTIETWAKGKHRLFYMRDFLLRNNAGEIIIRGTSAWLLLDAETKRLTDLNRMGLDLPAFPDEHALEEYPGKFDFHGGEAQISKRKVLYSDIDINKHVNNSRYIEFILDCYNYREHETGQVKALTISYKGETHFMDELEISRAPLPDAKNSDIVNAMRESDGKEIFNCLIEWK
- a CDS encoding nitroreductase family protein; this translates as MNGTLKLIDNRKSVRAYADKEIPRDFKDRIIEAAMRAPTAGNMMLYSMIEIDDQEMKDKLAVSCDNQPFIAKAPLLLLFVADYQRWDDYFTISGVPELMESRGEPMRHPEEGDMMLACNDALISAQTSVIAAESLGIGSCYIGDIMENYEFHRELFDLPDYAFPVTLLCFGYPNDNYQEKKPASRFPKKYIHYKNKYKRLSPEEFNEMYQPMQERYFSGGKYFEGASNIGQHFYLRKHASSFMKEMNRSVRAAMKAWRKNES
- a CDS encoding methyl-accepting chemotaxis protein; translated protein: MNIRFEWIRRTTIISFLLIMLLTASVFISFPFQIYITSVLALLLAGTGVYHLIEANRIQKLLFRTSDILTRSTERDFSSLDDGEKHIINHEISNLIEQLEDSVKQTENILSEKDKLEKEAEELRRKVKSMERNLNRQVIEVRDRMRGNSDAFNEIISGLSSLVDACGREKGMIDSLMKTYSGYSRQYGSIRDSVNNSRSICGREESRGRDAETVLNALYEKDEERVEKIHTVIHGIGNIKEVTGIINEVAEKASILSLNAAIESAHAGEAGKGFSVVAEEVGVLADMTAEHAEIINQALFSVTDTMYESRFTETDNGEEETFAVIGGTIREMIASFREIDQLLDFLGQLEQPEDFDISSETLKDRNKIEKTLSLLENMKKEWEMTLEDITRFPLFEESADLSGAKSSPLTRHETAIRPVDDSVGGEELD
- a CDS encoding aldo/keto reductase, with translation MKQIPVAESKLQIPAIALGCMRISEMPVKDVARLIACSLEEGINFFDHADIYGGGKSEEAFAKALKELPISRENIIIQSKCGIREGYFDFSKGHIIHSVEGILKRLDTDFLDILLLHRPDTLMEPEEVAEAFDILHKSGKVLHFGVSNQNPMQIELLSRYVRQPLLFNQLQFSLMRTGMIDAGLNVNMKVPASVDHDGAILDYCRLNAITVQAWSPFQYGFFEGVFVGNEKFPEVNRVLDRLAEEYGVTPSAVAVAWILRHPAGIQTIIGTTKPGRVKEMSAASGIELTREQWYELYRAAGNILP
- a CDS encoding GNAT family N-acetyltransferase; protein product: MLETRDGYTITDSRDNIDWLFIIRSLQSTYWAEGRPEELIRKSFDNSVVLSLFHGTDQVGFARIVSDYACFAWLCDVYISPDHRGRGLGKFLMSAVAGHESTQVRMTILATKDAHGLYAKYGFERREMMFLKKEYDTLL
- a CDS encoding heavy metal translocating P-type ATPase; translation: MTELQLDGLNCASCAAKIEESLKANDFLKEVNFSFATKKLTVTSHIEREELKDLIQREVDKIEEGVTVSFGENRDREELSFSFRKFLRKHGSVLSGALIFLSITIFTFPDPVRLFLYGLSYILIGGDIVWKALKDLIKGKLFDENFLMTLATVGAFALGEWTEAVAVMLFYKVGEGFQDYAVDKSRRSIKSLLNIRAEFANRIKDGVISRVKPEDLVPGDLIMVKNGEKVPVDGLIREGKTRFDTSALTGESRPRSATEGEEILSGFINRGTPVVVEVRKEFINSAVSRILHMVENAAGKKAVTEQFITKFAKIYTPIVVTAALILAFVPPLLSMGTFGDWISRALIFLVISCPCALVLSVPLGYFGGLGTASRKGILIKGGNYLEALNNTDTFVFDKTGTLTKGNFSVESYSSDEVLELAALAEQHSTHPIARAVMEAYGKAPGLHDLSGVEEIPGCGIKCVYRDKELLAGNEKLLRTFGIEHSIPATTGETTLIHIAYDGRFKGTINIRDEIKPSSIGLSAKLKALGAKKTVMLTGDRAAIAKSVAEELEIDEYRSELLPEDKLSYVEAMTAQGRKVLFAGDGINDAPVLAGAHIGVAMGGLGSDAAIEAADIVLMTDEPSKLIDAMHIARKTRKIVLQNIVFALGVKLFFLSLGALGMATMYEAVFADVGVALLAVLNSMRILKE